The genomic window GCAAGCGGAGCGCGCAGACCCTCATGGGCCGGAGGTTTCAGGGATCAAAGCCGGATGGCCGCGATTCGGTACGAAGCGTGGGGCGTAGCCCGCGAGCCCGACGGCGTCACGCCGGGACACAAGAAATATCGTTAGCGGAAAGTCAAAATGATACTGATCTTCAACCGCAATCAATTCTCTTGATCTTCAGGATATGGAGCTTGGGGAATCGGCACCCAGCCATCACGAGTGATGCCAGCGCCGATGCGTATGTTCTGGCCTTCAGTTGCAGTCCAATGCCCACCCCGATGCAGTACAGCTCGAATCACCGATTTCCTCGGATGATCCTCGTCTGCTTTGGCGGAACTGCATATAGCATTCCAGTGGTGTTTGTCAGGCATTGCGTTCAGGCGTGGACCAAGAAGTTGATCCATAATCTCCGTCGAAACGTTGTGTCGTCCGCCATGATGAGGCACCTGAAAGTATCGAATACCTGGCAATGCGAGTCCAGCAACAGGCGCGTGGTCGATTACCTCTTGCAGCGCTTCACGCCCAGCATCGCCAGTAAGCAGGACGCTGTGGCCGTTTAGGATGGCCGTCTGCACCACACTCATTTCGTTTTCACGACTTGTCGGCTCTGGTGGAAAATACTCTTCCCCCCACAGGGACTTCATATAGGTGGTCGCGGCCTTCACAACCCGGAATATGCTGCTCAGCACGCTATCTGAAGCACTTTCCTCAACAGCTTCCGGTGTCTTTGCGGAATCCACAATCAGGTCGAAGTAGCGAGACAGTGTGGGCGCCATCACCACGAAGGGACCGATGCTCTGCCCCTGAAGAGGAGAATGGATTGGAATTCCCTTCTCCAGCGCAATGTCCTCAAGAATTGCCGTGGCATCATAGATGGATCGCAACTTTCGTCTCAGTGCTTCAGCTGATTCATAGTTCTCGAATCGAACAATCAACTGGTCCGCGTATATCCACGGCCTGTTGATCCAAAGATTTCTGACCGTGCATTGCTCTAGGACTTTTCGCAGCCCATTGGCATGATCGCGGTCTGGATGCGTGAGGATCACATGGTCGATGACAGTTGTTCCGTAATAGGTTTTCAGGTGCTCGACAATCTGATCTCCCGTATCCAGATATCCACCGTCAACGACGTGCACACCCTCAGTGCCATTCACCGAATAACGCAGCGTGATCGCATCCCCGCTTTTCGCGGTTTCGACGCCAAGAAAATCAATCTCGAAGTAGTCAGCCATACGTTCCTCCCGTTTTATGCCAACAAAGTGCCGGCAACTTTGTTCCTACCAGCGATCCACCGCACACCTGAGTCCTGTCGGAGTCCATATCAACGATACGGCGGGAAGACCACCAGCATCCTCGGCGATGCTGCGCAATGTATTTCGGTCGATGCCCGAATGTGCACCGCCTTTCGGGTGACTGTGCCACGTTCCGATGAAGGCTAGATATCCCAAAGAGGCCTCGTTCGCAGCGCGCAAACTCTGAACAAGCCCATTGGTTCCGAGGATGAAACGGGCGGCCTCTCGAACGCTGTCCGGCGGTGTCTCAACAAGGCCGGCAATGATGATGGTTCGATCTTCAAACGAGATGCGACCGACCAAGGCGCCGCCTGTTTCTAGAGCGCCCCAGCGCAGCGCATCAGCATGAATCGCTTGCTCGACCGGGTACAGAATCCTAATGCTCCAGCCACCGTCGTCTGCCACATCAAGCACAGTGGTCGAACCAAGGCTTGTGCGGGACCATGCCATGCCGAGGCCTTCCGCATCCGAGAACCCGGCGCAAAGCGTCGCTTCCTCCGGAAGCCCATCAACGAGCCAGCGTTCCAGTTGCAGCCCAGCCAGTGACGCAGACCGCGAAACAACGGCATCAGACATTGGCATCGTCAGTGAACGGCAGTTGTCACCCACAAAAATGCGCGTCGGCTCAGACGTATCACCAGCAATCGACGCACGCAATTCCGGCGTAAATCGGCAGCACTCGAACAAGAATGCAGTGAGGTCGTCAACCCGACCGGCGCGGCCAGATCCTTCGAGCAGAACCGCGACACAGCGACCCTGACCATACATCGCGACCCGTACCAGTCGGGCAGGGGATTGATCCAATGCTGCCGATTGTGTTCCAGCGGCCAGCACCTGAAGCGAAGCCGTTGTGTCCACGATGAGCGACGCATCCTGCGGGACCGTTGTGGCGAACTGTTCAGGATCGACCAGTAGGGTCACTGCGTCAGCGTCGAACGCGCGCGATTGAAGATGCGACAGCTCCTCAAAGGCCGTCTTCATCAGCGTCGACTTCCGAGGTGGAACCAGCATCGGTCCCCGCTCAATGAGCGCATGCCGCGCCGCATTGTGAGGCGACATAGACTCGTTATCGACGAAAGTCATCGAACCGAAGCCCGCTCGCCCCAGTTGCATCGCGATTTTCGATCCCAAACTTCCGCAGCCGAGCATGACCAGCGGCTGCGATGTGGCTGCTGCTGGAATGCCGGACGCCCTTGCCAGCAGCTCGGGAGACAACGCATGCGCGTGAAAGGCTGAATGAACCGTGGCGTTTCGCTCCAGGAGTGATCGCGCGTTGAGTTCATAGCGCACAATGTAGGGCAATACTTCGACGCTTCTCCCTGGTGAGCCCACAAGCGACACTGGCCTTTGCACAGTCAGAATAACAATCGCGTACAAGCCATACACCCAGCCACGCGAGTCCTGCTGCATATCCAGGATCGAACGTCCGTAGTAGCCATCCAGGCTTTGGGCCAAAGCGTCACGATCTATGCCCAGTTCCACTGCTCTATCGAGCAGCGTCGCGAGATCGACAACCGTCTCCGGTTGATAGCGCCCGACCACATACGGGTGATTGCCGGTCATTGGCGCCCGCGCGATGAAGGCTGCGGCATGGCCATTCCCCCACTTCCCCAACTTGTCGTTGTGAACATCCTGCGAGAAAACAGTATCGAATTGCGCGGTCAGTTCGGTATTGATGATGGCGTACATACCGCCATCGATCGTCACATAGCGTGCGGGAACTACCAGAATCGTGCCGTCAACGGGAGCGTTGGCCGCGACCTTCTCGGCACTGAATATGACGGTGGAAGGACAACTGTCTCGGCGCGTCGGCTCCCACCCATGCTCCAAATCCAGCAATGTTCCGGCTGCGGCCTTGTGCAGCCAATCGATCAACTGGTCGACAATGGCGTCCAGACCAAACCGATGCAGTAACTCGTCCAACGACCCCTCGAACAGGCACGGCGAGACCAACTCGCCTTCCTGATGGGGGTTGATGTGCGGCAAGTTGAGCGGGAAGTCTGCACGCAAGAAGGGCTTGGGGGCGAATAGGGGCCAGTCATTATCGAATACCAGAACGCATGTCTCGACGGCACGTACGCCAGTTTGGGAGACGCCGTTACGCCGAGACCTGCTTGGCAGTTGAACGGCAACATCGACCTCTATCTGTGTCGATACACCGCTTGCCTTTGGCTCGCCAACGCGGATCAAGCCACGATGACGTTGAAGTTGATGCAGTGCGTCTGCGATGGCGTCTGTCATGATGACCCGTGCGGCATGGGAGTGCGCGCGGAGGTGATCACGGCGGCAGCCTTTGATCCTGCTTCCTTCTTCGATGGAGGCTGCACCCCCTGAGCGGTGACGGTGAAAACGAGAGGCTCCACGGATTTTTCGCTCGGGTACTCGCCGGTGCAGTAGAACTCGCCTTTTACCTCGTCCACGATTGCCACGTACTCACGCTTTGCGCGGATGCAGGGCGGATCGCTGTCGTCATCTTTAATCGGTTTGCTACTGGTGACGATGACAGCGCCGTCACGGGTCTGCGAAAGCGCACTGCGGGCATCGGTATCGAGCTTGGCCTTTTCGCGGAGGGTAGACCAACTGTCTTCGGACAGTGAACGCCAAGAGCAGTGATGTGGTGCCTGCATGATGTCGTACTCAAGCGCATCGGCTTCGGCCTTGTGGCGCTGCCACTGGCGGTTCCAGATAAATACCTCAGCATCGCCACCAGTAAGGAACTTCGCGCCATCTGGCGTCTGTGCATCAGCGGCCAATGTGATGTTCAGGATCACACTGGACTGGTTCTTGACCAGGCACTCTTCGTCGTCGTCCTGGGCATCCAGAGGCGCCAGAAGGAACGCGGAGAAGAATGCGGAACTCTTTCCATTGATCGTCGAGAAGCGCGTGTCCACCTTCCGTAAAATCGAGGTGAGATCATCAGTTTTTCCGTCGATGTCCTCGCCCATGATCTGAATGCGATCACCGTTTGCAACGGCGAAGTTCTGGTCGCGGTTCAGTTGTACACGTCGACGTGCCTCCGTGTTGAATGCTTTAGCGTCGTCACTCAAGGTGTGCGTCTTGCTGGCGCGTCGAAACACAATCGGGGACGACCACATCTCGCGGATCACGATCTTCTTGTCCTTGTCGTCCTTCTTGTCATCCGGGTACTTGTCCAACGATCCTAGGTAGAAATGCCGCGCCAAACCACGGCAATGATCCTGGTCCGGGTGGCTCAACAGGAAGGCATCGACATACGGCCTGCCGTTCTCATCCTTCTTCAGCCGTTCGCGCAAGTCCTTGGCAACATCGCGCACGTCCTTATCGGGGTCGTCGGCGTCTTGTCGGATGTTGATGTCGATCAGCAGCGTCGTCGCGTCGAGATCGCCGAATTTGATGAGGGTCATGTCCCCGTTGTCGACGGGGAAAAACGTGATGGTTGTAGGCATACAGGTCTCCGGGTGGACGGCCGAAAAGTAATCGAGTATAATTATTATACGGATATTTTTTATACCCGTCTACTTTATAGGCGTAACGATGCGAGAAACCCCTATCACTACTGTCGAACCAACTGAGCCCAAGGGACTAAGCTGGGGGTTGGAGAGTAGGCTTCAATTTATTGATTTCCGTCTGCGCTGGGAGCGGCGCATTAACCGCATGGACCTCACCGAGCACTTCGGCATATCGGTTCCCCAAGCATCACTGGATATTGCCAAGTACACTGAGTTGGCACCGAGCAACCTGACTTACGACCGCAGTTCCAAGACTTACACGGCATCACCGAGTTTTTGCCCGCTTTACCAACGAAGTTCGGGCCAACGCTATCTAGCGGAGTTGCTGGCGACGAAAATGGGAGTTGTCGAGCCGGCGGCCAGCTTCATCGGCTCCGCGCCGGAGACAGATTGGGCTCCTTCCCCCTGGCGCACGATCAATGAGCAGACCGTCGAAGCAGTAGTCCGGGCAATCCGGCAGCAGGAAGCGATTCGGGTGAGCTACCAGTCCATGACGTCCTTGGACGAATCGATTCGCCTGCTGTCCCCTCACGCGCTTGGCAACGACGGTTTTCGCTGGCACGTGCGCGCGTTTTGCCACAAACGCCAGCGCTTTAGTGATTTTGTCCTAGCTCGAATCTTGCGCATCGACGGTTTCGAGGCAAGCCAAGTGGACTTCAGCCAGGATGCGCATTGGCATACTGTACTGACGCTTGTCCTTGCGCCGCACCCCGATTTGCCGACAGCCAAGAGGCGAGTCTTGGAATTGGATTACGGCATGGAAGATGGCGAGGTCAAACTTCCGTGCCGCCAAGCATTTCTGTACTACACATTGAGGCGTTTGGGCTTGCACACCAAGGAAGCTCCTGACCCTCTCACGCAACAGATCACGCTGAAAAACCGAAATGAAATTCAACCCTACATTGATGGATTGACAACGCAGGCCTGACTCTTCATGACAACAATTTTCGAACTGGTCAAAGACCCCTATGAGC from Congregibacter litoralis KT71 includes these protein-coding regions:
- a CDS encoding ComEC/Rec2 family competence protein produces the protein MADYFEIDFLGVETAKSGDAITLRYSVNGTEGVHVVDGGYLDTGDQIVEHLKTYYGTTVIDHVILTHPDRDHANGLRKVLEQCTVRNLWINRPWIYADQLIVRFENYESAEALRRKLRSIYDATAILEDIALEKGIPIHSPLQGQSIGPFVVMAPTLSRYFDLIVDSAKTPEAVEESASDSVLSSIFRVVKAATTYMKSLWGEEYFPPEPTSRENEMSVVQTAILNGHSVLLTGDAGREALQEVIDHAPVAGLALPGIRYFQVPHHGGRHNVSTEIMDQLLGPRLNAMPDKHHWNAICSSAKADEDHPRKSVIRAVLHRGGHWTATEGQNIRIGAGITRDGWVPIPQAPYPEDQEN
- a CDS encoding Mov34/MPN/PAD-1 family protein, whose product is MTDAIADALHQLQRHRGLIRVGEPKASGVSTQIEVDVAVQLPSRSRRNGVSQTGVRAVETCVLVFDNDWPLFAPKPFLRADFPLNLPHINPHQEGELVSPCLFEGSLDELLHRFGLDAIVDQLIDWLHKAAAGTLLDLEHGWEPTRRDSCPSTVIFSAEKVAANAPVDGTILVVPARYVTIDGGMYAIINTELTAQFDTVFSQDVHNDKLGKWGNGHAAAFIARAPMTGNHPYVVGRYQPETVVDLATLLDRAVELGIDRDALAQSLDGYYGRSILDMQQDSRGWVYGLYAIVILTVQRPVSLVGSPGRSVEVLPYIVRYELNARSLLERNATVHSAFHAHALSPELLARASGIPAAATSQPLVMLGCGSLGSKIAMQLGRAGFGSMTFVDNESMSPHNAARHALIERGPMLVPPRKSTLMKTAFEELSHLQSRAFDADAVTLLVDPEQFATTVPQDASLIVDTTASLQVLAAGTQSAALDQSPARLVRVAMYGQGRCVAVLLEGSGRAGRVDDLTAFLFECCRFTPELRASIAGDTSEPTRIFVGDNCRSLTMPMSDAVVSRSASLAGLQLERWLVDGLPEEATLCAGFSDAEGLGMAWSRTSLGSTTVLDVADDGGWSIRILYPVEQAIHADALRWGALETGGALVGRISFEDRTIIIAGLVETPPDSVREAARFILGTNGLVQSLRAANEASLGYLAFIGTWHSHPKGGAHSGIDRNTLRSIAEDAGGLPAVSLIWTPTGLRCAVDRW
- a CDS encoding WYL domain-containing protein, coding for MRETPITTVEPTEPKGLSWGLESRLQFIDFRLRWERRINRMDLTEHFGISVPQASLDIAKYTELAPSNLTYDRSSKTYTASPSFCPLYQRSSGQRYLAELLATKMGVVEPAASFIGSAPETDWAPSPWRTINEQTVEAVVRAIRQQEAIRVSYQSMTSLDESIRLLSPHALGNDGFRWHVRAFCHKRQRFSDFVLARILRIDGFEASQVDFSQDAHWHTVLTLVLAPHPDLPTAKRRVLELDYGMEDGEVKLPCRQAFLYYTLRRLGLHTKEAPDPLTQQITLKNRNEIQPYIDGLTTQA